From Streptomyces yatensis, one genomic window encodes:
- a CDS encoding sigma-70 family RNA polymerase sigma factor, with translation MSNSGQVLEVQVHDDAAVADERPSRSRRGTPDEHLMRALYQEHAGPLLAFVLRLVAGDRHRAEDVVQETLVRAWRNADQLSRATGSIRPWLVTVARRIVIDGHRSRQARPQEVDPSPLELMPAEDEIDRALRLMTLTDAMQDLSDAHREVLVETYFKGRTVNEAAQTLGIPSGTVRSRVFYALRSMKLALEERGVTA, from the coding sequence ATGTCCAACTCAGGTCAGGTCCTGGAGGTTCAGGTGCACGACGACGCCGCCGTGGCCGATGAGCGTCCGTCAAGATCCCGGCGTGGTACGCCGGACGAGCACCTCATGCGCGCGCTCTACCAGGAGCACGCCGGGCCGTTGCTCGCGTTCGTCCTGCGGCTGGTCGCGGGCGACCGTCACCGCGCCGAGGACGTCGTCCAGGAAACCCTGGTGCGCGCCTGGCGGAACGCCGACCAGCTGTCCCGGGCCACCGGCTCCATCCGGCCCTGGCTGGTCACGGTCGCCCGCCGGATCGTGATCGACGGACACCGCAGCCGGCAGGCCCGGCCGCAGGAGGTCGACCCCTCCCCGTTGGAACTCATGCCCGCGGAGGACGAGATCGACCGTGCACTGCGGCTCATGACCCTGACCGACGCGATGCAGGACCTCAGCGACGCCCATCGCGAGGTGCTGGTCGAGACCTACTTCAAGGGCCGGACCGTCAACGAGGCGGCCCAGACCCTCGGCATACCCAGCGGGACGGTACGGTCCCGGGTCTTCTACGCGCTGCGCTCGATGAAGCTCGCGCTCGAGGAGAGAGGAGTAACGGCATGA
- a CDS encoding ATP-binding protein, whose protein sequence is MGSEGSALLEPLWQGLTAIDPAAVSGSVSCALPARFEAVKGARQFTGSTLRQWNIPELLDEVALVVSELVTNALRHALPGTAATAAEPERPVRLHLMRGPSRLVCAVRDPSEVGPVAGEAGCGEESGRGLHLVESFTDGWGWEPLPGTPRGKIVWAVFHIPPA, encoded by the coding sequence ATGGGGAGCGAAGGTTCGGCCCTGCTGGAACCCTTGTGGCAAGGGCTTACCGCGATCGATCCCGCCGCCGTCTCCGGATCCGTCTCCTGCGCGCTTCCCGCCCGCTTCGAGGCGGTCAAGGGGGCCCGGCAGTTCACCGGCTCCACCCTGCGGCAGTGGAACATCCCCGAACTCCTCGACGAAGTGGCGCTCGTCGTCTCCGAACTGGTCACCAACGCGCTCCGGCACGCCCTGCCCGGCACCGCGGCGACGGCCGCCGAGCCGGAGCGTCCGGTGCGGCTCCATCTGATGCGCGGCCCCTCACGGCTGGTGTGCGCCGTACGGGACCCCAGCGAGGTGGGCCCGGTGGCCGGCGAGGCGGGCTGCGGCGAGGAATCCGGGCGCGGGCTCCATCTCGTGGAGTCCTTCACGGACGGCTGGGGCTGGGAGCCGCTGCCGGGCACCCCGCGCGGCAAGATCGTCTGGGCCGTCTTCCATATCCCCCCGGCGTGA
- a CDS encoding aldehyde dehydrogenase family protein has product MSYFSELALQFIDGEWRGGSGSWDIVDFNPYNGEKLASITVATVEEVDLAYRAAERAQPEWGATNPYGRRAIFERALRIIEDREKELTETIIAECGGTHVKAGFELHLAKEFLREAVHLALRPEGRILPSPVDGKENRLYRLPVGVVGVISPFNFPFLLSLKSVAPALALGNAVVLKPHQNTPVCGGGLVARIFEEAGLPAGLLNVVVTDIAEIGDALIEHPIPKVISFTGSDKVGRHVATVAASHFKRTVLELGGNSALVVLDDADLDYAVDAAVFSRFVHQGQVCMAANRVLVDRAVEREFTEKFVAKVETLKVGDPGDPTTHIGPLINEGQAEAIASLVEQTIAEGATALVRGRTEGTLMGPTVLSGVPEGAAILGQEIFGPVVTLIPFDGDEEAVRIANDTDYGLSGAVHSGDIERGVRFARRIHTGMIHVNDSTVHDEPIVPFGGEKHSGLGRLNGESMIEDFTTTKWISIQHGRSQFPF; this is encoded by the coding sequence ATGTCCTACTTCTCCGAGTTGGCCCTTCAGTTCATCGACGGCGAGTGGCGCGGCGGAAGCGGTTCCTGGGACATCGTCGACTTCAACCCCTACAACGGGGAGAAGCTGGCCTCCATCACCGTGGCGACCGTCGAGGAGGTGGACCTGGCCTACCGGGCGGCCGAGCGCGCGCAGCCGGAGTGGGGCGCCACCAACCCCTATGGCCGGCGGGCGATCTTCGAGCGGGCGCTGCGGATCATCGAGGACCGCGAGAAGGAGCTCACCGAGACGATCATCGCGGAGTGTGGCGGCACCCATGTGAAGGCGGGCTTCGAGCTGCACCTCGCCAAGGAGTTCCTGCGGGAGGCGGTCCATCTGGCGCTGCGGCCCGAGGGCCGCATCCTGCCGTCGCCGGTGGACGGCAAGGAGAACCGCCTCTACCGGCTGCCGGTGGGTGTGGTCGGCGTCATCAGCCCCTTCAACTTCCCCTTCCTGCTGTCGCTGAAGTCGGTCGCCCCCGCGCTGGCCCTCGGCAACGCCGTCGTCCTCAAGCCGCACCAGAACACCCCGGTGTGCGGCGGTGGCCTGGTCGCCAGGATCTTCGAGGAGGCCGGGCTGCCCGCCGGGCTGCTCAATGTCGTGGTCACCGACATAGCGGAGATCGGCGACGCCCTGATCGAGCACCCCATACCGAAGGTGATCTCCTTCACCGGCTCCGACAAGGTCGGCCGGCACGTCGCCACCGTGGCCGCCTCCCACTTCAAGCGCACGGTCCTGGAGCTGGGCGGCAACAGCGCGCTGGTCGTGCTGGACGACGCCGACCTGGACTACGCGGTCGACGCGGCCGTCTTCAGCCGTTTCGTCCACCAGGGGCAGGTCTGCATGGCGGCCAACCGGGTGCTGGTGGACCGGGCGGTGGAGCGGGAGTTCACCGAGAAGTTCGTGGCCAAGGTGGAGACGCTGAAGGTGGGCGACCCGGGCGACCCCACCACCCATATCGGCCCGCTGATCAACGAGGGCCAGGCCGAGGCGATCGCCTCGCTCGTCGAGCAGACGATCGCCGAGGGCGCCACCGCGCTGGTGCGGGGGCGCACCGAGGGCACCCTGATGGGGCCGACCGTGCTCAGCGGGGTCCCGGAGGGCGCGGCGATCCTCGGACAGGAGATCTTCGGCCCGGTGGTGACGCTGATTCCGTTCGACGGCGACGAGGAGGCCGTCCGGATCGCCAACGACACCGACTACGGGCTCAGCGGCGCCGTGCACTCCGGGGACATCGAGCGCGGGGTGCGGTTCGCCCGGCGGATCCACACCGGCATGATCCATGTGAACGACAGCACGGTCCACGACGAGCCGATCGTGCCGTTCGGCGGGGAGAAGCACTCCGGTCTCGGACGGCTCAACGGGGAGTCGATGATCGAGGACTTCACCACCACCAAGTGGATCTCCATCCAGCACGGCCGGAGCCAGTTCCCGTTCTGA
- a CDS encoding bifunctional 3'-5' exonuclease/DNA polymerase — translation MRWAAAETGDGGVRLCPLDPRGKAAGPVVEVTAAQGGIAEAVRSRPEADRWVWRSTAEVYPRLLVAGVRVERAYDIEAAEALLLGHEGRSGAPRSLAAAWARLHGLPVPEDPPPRAAGGQPSLFEPGPPPLPPGADPLEALLAVYAEQLVRTEAAEHPDRMRLLTTAESAGMLIAAEMRRAGVPWSADRHRELLDELLGERYPGGLEPQRLVELADEVSRAFGTRVRPDLPAEVVKAFARAGIALGSTRAWELERIDHPAVEPLLRYKKLYRLHTAHGWAWLQSWVREGRFRPEYLPGGTVSGRWTTNGGGALQIPKVVRRAVVADPGWRLVVADADQMEPRVLAAISRDPGLMEVAGSGRDLYATLSDRAFSGRRELAKLALLGAVYGQTSGDGLKHLAALRRRFPAAVAYVDDAARAGEEGRLVRTWLGRTCPPVGGAEEAADEAGLPREQEEPSYGSTASARARGRFTRNFVVQGSAADWALLMLAALRRSLTGAGLRAEIVFFQHDEVIVHCPQEEADAVREAIAEAGETAGRIAFGATPVRFPLTMAAVECYADAK, via the coding sequence ATGAGGTGGGCGGCGGCGGAGACGGGCGACGGGGGTGTTCGTCTCTGCCCGCTCGACCCGCGGGGAAAGGCCGCCGGGCCGGTAGTGGAGGTCACGGCGGCCCAGGGCGGGATCGCGGAGGCCGTGCGATCCCGCCCCGAGGCCGACCGGTGGGTGTGGCGGTCCACCGCCGAGGTCTATCCGCGGCTGCTGGTCGCCGGCGTCCGGGTCGAGCGGGCCTATGACATCGAGGCGGCCGAGGCGCTGCTCCTCGGCCATGAGGGGCGCTCGGGCGCACCGCGTTCGCTCGCCGCCGCCTGGGCCCGGCTGCACGGGCTGCCCGTCCCCGAGGATCCGCCGCCCCGGGCGGCCGGAGGCCAGCCGTCGCTGTTCGAGCCCGGTCCGCCGCCGCTGCCGCCGGGCGCCGATCCGCTGGAGGCGCTGCTGGCGGTCTACGCGGAGCAGCTGGTCCGTACGGAGGCGGCCGAGCACCCGGACCGGATGCGGCTGCTCACCACCGCCGAGTCGGCCGGGATGCTGATCGCCGCCGAGATGCGGCGGGCCGGGGTGCCCTGGAGCGCCGACCGCCACCGGGAGCTGCTGGACGAGCTGCTCGGCGAGCGCTATCCGGGCGGTCTGGAGCCGCAGCGCCTGGTCGAGCTGGCCGACGAGGTCTCGCGCGCCTTCGGCACCCGGGTCCGGCCCGATCTGCCCGCCGAGGTCGTCAAGGCGTTCGCCCGTGCGGGCATCGCGCTCGGCTCGACCCGCGCCTGGGAGCTCGAGCGGATCGACCACCCCGCCGTGGAGCCGCTGCTGCGCTACAAGAAGCTGTACCGGCTGCACACCGCCCATGGCTGGGCCTGGCTCCAGTCCTGGGTGCGCGAGGGCCGCTTCCGCCCGGAGTACCTGCCCGGCGGCACCGTCTCCGGCCGCTGGACGACGAACGGCGGCGGGGCGCTGCAGATCCCCAAGGTGGTGCGGCGCGCGGTGGTGGCCGATCCGGGATGGCGGCTGGTGGTGGCCGACGCCGACCAGATGGAGCCCCGGGTGCTCGCCGCGATCTCCCGCGACCCCGGGCTGATGGAGGTCGCGGGCAGCGGCCGGGATCTGTACGCGACGCTGTCCGACCGCGCCTTCTCCGGCCGCCGCGAGCTGGCCAAGCTGGCGCTGCTGGGCGCGGTGTACGGCCAGACCTCCGGCGACGGCCTGAAGCATCTCGCCGCCCTGCGGCGGCGCTTCCCGGCGGCGGTGGCGTATGTGGACGACGCGGCCCGCGCGGGCGAGGAGGGCCGGCTGGTGCGCACCTGGCTGGGCCGCACCTGCCCGCCCGTGGGCGGCGCCGAGGAGGCGGCCGACGAGGCGGGGCTGCCGCGGGAGCAGGAGGAGCCGTCGTACGGCAGCACGGCGAGCGCCCGCGCGCGGGGCCGGTTCACCCGGAACTTCGTGGTGCAGGGCAGCGCCGCCGACTGGGCCCTGCTGATGCTCGCCGCGCTGCGGCGGTCGCTGACCGGGGCCGGGCTGCGCGCGGAGATCGTCTTCTTCCAGCACGACGAGGTGATCGTGCACTGCCCCCAGGAGGAGGCCGACGCGGTCCGGGAGGCGATCGCCGAGGCGGGCGAGACGGCCGGGCGGATCGCCTTCGGAGCGACACCGGTGCGGTTTCCCCTGACCATGGCCGCGGTGGAGTGCTACGCGGACGCGAAGTAG
- a CDS encoding helix-turn-helix domain-containing protein, which translates to MAAGESSGSVVRRILLGSQLRRLREARGITREAAGYSIRASESKISRMELGRVSFKARDIEDLLTLYGVTDDAERTALLGLVREANVAGWWHSYGDVLPGWFQTYVGLEGAASHIGCYEVQFVHGLLQTEGYAHAVVTRGQPQACTEEVERRVALRLERQKLLVSERAPAVHVVLDEAALHRPYGGRGVMSAQLRHLIAVSEYRHVTLQVMPFAFGGHAGESGAFTRLRFPESDLPDIVYLEQLTSALYLDKRDEVAQYERVLERLSADSLSPEKSRDLLRGLLHDA; encoded by the coding sequence ATGGCCGCAGGCGAGTCGAGTGGATCGGTGGTGCGCCGTATCCTCCTGGGCTCTCAGCTCAGACGGTTGCGCGAGGCCCGCGGCATCACCCGCGAGGCGGCGGGCTATTCGATCCGGGCCTCCGAATCCAAGATCAGCCGCATGGAGTTGGGCCGGGTGAGCTTCAAGGCGCGGGACATCGAGGATCTGCTCACGCTGTACGGGGTCACCGACGACGCGGAGCGCACGGCACTGCTCGGACTCGTCCGCGAGGCCAATGTGGCCGGGTGGTGGCACAGTTACGGCGATGTGCTGCCCGGCTGGTTCCAGACCTATGTCGGCCTGGAGGGCGCCGCCTCCCATATCGGCTGCTACGAGGTCCAGTTCGTGCACGGTCTGCTGCAGACCGAGGGCTACGCCCATGCCGTGGTCACCCGGGGCCAGCCCCAGGCGTGCACCGAGGAGGTCGAGCGGCGGGTGGCGCTGCGCCTGGAGCGGCAGAAGCTGCTGGTCTCCGAGCGGGCCCCGGCGGTCCATGTGGTGCTGGACGAGGCCGCGCTGCACCGCCCCTACGGCGGGCGCGGCGTGATGTCGGCCCAGCTGCGCCATCTGATCGCGGTCTCCGAGTATCGGCATGTGACGCTCCAGGTGATGCCGTTCGCCTTCGGCGGGCACGCGGGGGAGAGCGGGGCGTTCACCCGGCTGCGCTTCCCGGAGTCCGACCTCCCCGACATCGTCTATCTGGAACAGCTCACCAGCGCGCTCTATCTGGACAAGCGCGATGAGGTCGCCCAGTACGAGCGGGTGTTGGAGCGGCTCAGCGCGGACAGCCTCTCCCCGGAGAAGAGCCGGGATTTGCTCCGAGGGCTCCTTCACGACGCCTGA
- a CDS encoding signal peptidase II produces MKPHPATGRLFFPLIALVVIVADQLSKAMALAAWSGTAGPQARFGPFCALLVRNTGVAFGLGHSRPALIVVITLAGAVATLGAAGAGLRVRGRGAALGLGLIAGGAMGNGADRMIRSPGPLRGAVIDWITLDARGPVFNLADVALITGTLLTAALLLRRTSRERAVALPGGGVGPDPIVSLRPCAPRPDPRPDPAPAPSLGPAPAPPPSAPSRAPSPPPGPAAAAPPPSPAHDSPGPRGLPRSP; encoded by the coding sequence ATGAAGCCCCATCCGGCGACCGGCCGGCTGTTCTTCCCCCTGATCGCGCTCGTCGTGATCGTGGCCGATCAGCTCAGCAAGGCGATGGCGCTGGCCGCCTGGAGCGGCACCGCCGGGCCACAGGCCCGGTTCGGCCCGTTCTGCGCGCTGCTGGTCCGCAACACCGGGGTCGCCTTCGGCCTGGGCCACAGCCGGCCCGCGCTGATCGTCGTGATCACGCTCGCGGGCGCGGTGGCCACGCTGGGTGCGGCCGGCGCGGGGCTGCGGGTCCGCGGCCGGGGCGCGGCGCTGGGGCTGGGGCTGATCGCCGGGGGAGCGATGGGGAACGGCGCCGACCGGATGATCCGGTCGCCGGGCCCGCTGCGCGGCGCCGTCATCGACTGGATCACGCTGGACGCCCGCGGGCCGGTGTTCAACCTCGCCGATGTGGCCCTGATCACCGGGACCCTGCTCACCGCGGCCCTGCTGCTGCGCAGAACCTCGCGCGAACGGGCCGTCGCGCTGCCCGGCGGGGGCGTGGGGCCCGACCCGATCGTCAGCCTCCGGCCTTGTGCACCGCGCCCTGATCCGCGTCCCGATCCGGCCCCGGCGCCCTCCCTGGGACCGGCTCCGGCTCCGCCTCCGTCGGCACCGTCCCGGGCACCGTCTCCGCCCCCGGGACCGGCTGCGGCGGCGCCGCCTCCGTCCCCGGCACATGACTCTCCCGGTCCGCGAGGACTGCCGCGAAGTCCCTGA
- a CDS encoding DUF397 domain-containing protein: MHEQWRSPVRDHPYNGMAAADLQGVVWQKSRHSNSQGSCVEFAKLPGGNVAVRNSRFPDGPALIYTPAEVEAMLLGAKDGEFDHLARDSAGLG; this comes from the coding sequence ATGCACGAACAGTGGAGAAGCCCTGTGCGCGACCACCCCTACAACGGCATGGCGGCCGCGGACCTCCAGGGGGTCGTCTGGCAGAAGAGCAGACACAGCAACTCCCAGGGTTCCTGTGTCGAGTTCGCCAAACTGCCCGGTGGGAACGTGGCTGTCCGCAACTCCCGGTTCCCCGACGGACCGGCGCTGATCTACACCCCGGCCGAGGTCGAGGCGATGCTGCTCGGCGCCAAGGACGGCGAGTTCGACCACCTTGCGCGCGATTCGGCCGGTCTGGGCTGA
- a CDS encoding zf-HC2 domain-containing protein, producing MTAQTHHSGHDAVGAYVLGVLDEAEATYFEEHLAGCDQCGRQLDELTGLEPLLADLAADIPGIHGSPGRTQLTGHTPHTFSATPNAIETLTARPGPALLQRMVGEVAVSRAKRRRRGLYLVAAAAVLIVGGPVGTIAVTSGGSDSSVTAAPSESALFSGMPDKVQGTDPDTKVNAAVALEDKMWGTDAVLRLKNLKGPLDCSLIAISKDGHEQTMMTWSVPEWGYGIEDSPKAEARDPLWAHGGAGMKRADIERFEVRTAEGKRLVSLNV from the coding sequence ATGACAGCGCAGACGCACCACTCGGGACATGACGCCGTTGGCGCGTATGTGCTCGGCGTGCTCGACGAGGCGGAGGCCACCTACTTCGAGGAGCATCTGGCCGGCTGCGACCAGTGCGGACGGCAGCTCGACGAGCTGACCGGACTGGAGCCCCTGCTGGCCGATCTGGCGGCCGACATCCCCGGGATCCACGGCAGCCCCGGGCGGACCCAGCTCACCGGCCACACGCCACATACCTTCAGCGCCACCCCCAACGCCATCGAGACCCTCACCGCGCGCCCCGGCCCGGCGCTGCTCCAGCGCATGGTCGGCGAGGTGGCCGTATCCCGCGCCAAGCGGCGGCGGCGCGGGCTGTACCTGGTCGCGGCGGCGGCCGTCCTGATCGTCGGCGGCCCGGTCGGCACGATCGCGGTCACCTCCGGCGGTTCGGACAGCTCCGTGACGGCCGCCCCCAGCGAGAGCGCCCTCTTCTCGGGGATGCCCGACAAGGTGCAGGGCACCGACCCGGACACCAAGGTGAACGCGGCGGTCGCGCTGGAGGACAAGATGTGGGGCACCGACGCCGTGCTGCGGCTGAAGAACCTCAAGGGCCCCCTGGACTGCAGCCTGATCGCGATCTCCAAGGACGGCCACGAGCAGACGATGATGACCTGGTCCGTGCCCGAATGGGGGTACGGGATCGAGGACAGCCCCAAGGCGGAGGCGAGAGATCCGCTGTGGGCCCACGGCGGCGCGGGCATGAAGCGTGCCGACATCGAACGCTTCGAGGTCCGTACGGCCGAGGGAAAGCGCCTGGTCTCCCTGAACGTCTGA
- a CDS encoding site-2 protease family protein: MSGSVRVGRVLGVPLRMHWSVPVLIVLLAYGLGRETLPAWTPGRTGTVYALASVVGAVLLMGSLLLHEAAHAVAARRKGVSVEDVTLWALGGMTKMGRPRTAGVAFWVAVVGPLTSLVIGGAALGVGIGVHALTGWGVPTAVLIWLGWANLLLGVFNLLPASPLDGGRVVQAAVWWRTGDRERADRAAGRSGQILGVALIALGWISFLRGNTGGLWLSLIGLFMVIIANAERQRAGVNTALRGVRVADAMSAPVAAGADWLTVGRFIDDVAAHSRHSVMPVLDFEGQPSGAVQLRALAAVPTEARETQRVRDVATPLSRCTVAEPGELLSEVLERARPGGGGMPVLVVDHGQLEGIVTMHDVNRLFQLHGLGITTAPPESTRP; encoded by the coding sequence ATGAGCGGCTCGGTCCGGGTCGGACGCGTACTCGGGGTTCCACTGCGGATGCACTGGAGCGTCCCGGTGCTGATCGTCCTGCTCGCTTACGGGCTGGGCCGCGAGACGCTGCCCGCGTGGACCCCCGGCCGCACCGGCACCGTCTACGCCCTCGCCAGCGTCGTCGGCGCCGTGCTGCTGATGGGCAGCCTGCTGCTGCACGAGGCCGCGCACGCGGTCGCCGCCCGCCGTAAGGGCGTCTCGGTGGAGGACGTGACGCTCTGGGCGCTGGGCGGCATGACCAAGATGGGACGGCCCCGCACCGCCGGGGTCGCGTTCTGGGTGGCCGTCGTCGGACCGCTCACCAGCCTGGTCATCGGCGGTGCCGCCCTCGGCGTGGGGATCGGGGTGCACGCGCTCACCGGATGGGGCGTGCCGACCGCCGTCCTGATCTGGCTGGGCTGGGCCAATCTGCTGCTGGGCGTCTTCAATCTGCTGCCGGCCTCGCCGCTGGACGGCGGCCGGGTGGTGCAGGCCGCGGTCTGGTGGCGCACCGGGGACCGGGAGCGGGCCGACCGGGCGGCGGGGCGCAGCGGCCAGATCCTCGGCGTGGCGCTCATCGCCCTCGGCTGGATCTCCTTCCTGCGCGGGAACACCGGCGGGCTGTGGCTCTCGCTCATCGGCCTCTTCATGGTGATCATCGCCAACGCGGAGCGGCAGCGGGCCGGGGTCAACACGGCGCTGCGCGGGGTGCGGGTGGCGGACGCGATGTCGGCGCCGGTCGCCGCCGGGGCGGACTGGCTGACCGTGGGACGGTTCATCGACGACGTGGCGGCCCACTCCCGGCATTCGGTGATGCCGGTGCTGGACTTCGAGGGACAGCCCAGCGGGGCCGTCCAGCTGCGCGCGCTCGCGGCGGTGCCGACGGAGGCGCGGGAGACCCAGCGGGTGCGCGATGTGGCCACGCCGCTGTCGCGGTGCACCGTGGCCGAGCCCGGTGAGCTGCTGAGCGAGGTGCTGGAGCGGGCGCGTCCGGGCGGCGGCGGTATGCCGGTGCTGGTGGTGGACCACGGGCAGCTGGAGGGGATCGTCACGATGCACGATGTGAACCGGCTCTTCCAGCTGCACGGCCTGGGCATCACCACGGCCCCGCCGGAGTCCACCCGCCCGTGA
- a CDS encoding DinB family protein, translated as MPVIVNPEACNDERGALLAYLDAQRGGIRRSVHGLTEEQARSTPSASALSLAGLLKHVVTGERGWLRVLQGKAPGNAKDQMAEWEHTFEPTEDETVEAMLALYDEVARETEEAVRALPSLDTTFEALRLPWDEGGTRTWRWAVLHLIEEVARHAGHADIIRETIDGKGAFDLVFETGAMPEPDWSILEG; from the coding sequence ATGCCCGTGATCGTGAACCCCGAGGCATGTAACGACGAGCGCGGTGCGCTGCTCGCGTACCTGGACGCGCAGCGCGGCGGCATCCGGCGCTCGGTGCACGGCCTGACCGAGGAGCAGGCCCGCAGCACCCCCAGCGCGAGCGCGCTCTCCCTGGCCGGGCTGCTCAAGCACGTGGTCACCGGCGAGCGCGGCTGGCTGCGCGTCCTCCAGGGCAAGGCGCCGGGGAACGCCAAGGACCAGATGGCCGAGTGGGAGCACACCTTCGAGCCCACCGAGGACGAGACGGTGGAGGCGATGCTCGCCCTCTACGACGAGGTGGCGCGCGAGACCGAGGAGGCGGTGCGGGCCCTGCCGTCGCTGGACACGACCTTCGAGGCCCTCCGGCTGCCCTGGGACGAGGGCGGCACCCGCACCTGGCGCTGGGCCGTCCTCCATCTGATCGAGGAGGTCGCCCGGCACGCCGGTCACGCCGACATCATCCGCGAGACGATCGACGGCAAGGGCGCCTTCGACCTGGTCTTCGAGACGGGGGCGATGCCGGAGCCGGACTGGTCGATCCTGGAGGGGTGA
- a CDS encoding rod shape-determining protein, whose amino-acid sequence MTISLEALRRCSIAVDLGAARTRVYLRRTGLIVDEPTVAAVNTHTGGLIAVGALAERMTGRTPEHIRVVRPVSNGTVVDIEMAQRMLRLLLGNKLRRAWRRRPLVSAAVCVQHDADPLAQRAAVETLTGIGAKRVELVDTLIAAAVGCGLPVERPEATMIVVCGAATTQVAVLSLGSIVAAERVPVGGETVDHAVVQYLRNEHALMLPSQAVRPLQLLLKHGADGAAAVPGTEVHGRDVATGLARTVRIDVGSVRSAIRTPLTGVLDAIGTVLRRCPPDLVADLADRGIMLAGGSAVLPGFDTMLREATGMPLNIADHPDVCAVEGLGAMLDGKVQPLLLDAMVS is encoded by the coding sequence ATGACCATCAGCCTCGAGGCACTGCGCCGCTGCTCCATCGCCGTCGACCTCGGCGCGGCCAGAACGCGTGTCTACCTCCGGCGTACCGGGCTCATCGTCGACGAGCCGACCGTCGCCGCCGTGAACACCCACACCGGCGGGCTGATCGCGGTCGGCGCGCTGGCCGAGCGGATGACCGGGCGGACGCCCGAGCACATCCGCGTCGTACGGCCGGTCTCCAACGGCACCGTCGTCGACATCGAGATGGCCCAGCGGATGCTGCGGCTGCTGCTGGGCAACAAGCTGCGGCGGGCGTGGCGGCGCCGCCCGCTGGTGAGCGCCGCCGTCTGTGTGCAGCACGACGCCGACCCGCTCGCCCAGCGCGCCGCCGTGGAGACGCTCACCGGTATCGGCGCCAAGCGGGTGGAGCTGGTGGACACCCTGATCGCCGCCGCCGTGGGCTGCGGTCTGCCGGTGGAACGGCCCGAGGCGACGATGATCGTGGTGTGCGGCGCGGCCACCACCCAGGTCGCGGTCCTTTCGCTGGGCTCGATCGTGGCCGCCGAGCGGGTGCCGGTGGGCGGGGAGACCGTGGACCACGCGGTCGTCCAGTACCTGCGCAACGAGCACGCGCTGATGCTGCCCAGCCAGGCCGTCCGCCCCCTGCAGCTGCTGCTCAAGCACGGCGCGGACGGCGCAGCGGCCGTGCCCGGCACCGAGGTGCACGGCCGGGACGTGGCCACCGGGCTCGCCCGGACCGTACGGATCGACGTCGGGAGCGTACGGAGCGCCATCCGCACCCCGCTCACCGGAGTGCTGGACGCCATCGGCACGGTGCTGCGCCGCTGTCCGCCCGATCTGGTGGCCGACCTCGCCGACCGCGGCATCATGCTGGCCGGCGGCAGCGCGGTACTGCCCGGGTTCGACACGATGCTGCGGGAGGCCACCGGGATGCCGCTGAACATCGCCGACCACCCCGACGTCTGCGCGGTCGAGGGGCTCGGCGCGATGCTCGACGGCAAGGTGCAGCCCCTGCTGCTGGACGCGATGGTCTCCTGA
- a CDS encoding RNA polymerase sigma factor, whose protein sequence is MADPDAHQQRMFAQYVLPEVEVLLRVAMSLTTQRADAEDLVQDTLLRAYRAVGRFDGRHPRAWLLTIMRHAEVSRRRQRRPRLLDDPDTELERLVPARDATPEELVVDTTFDEAVDAAFTALPLRDQQVVRLVHVDGLSYAEAAQVLDVPKGTVMSRLHRARKRIRNQLLDAGAESERGGA, encoded by the coding sequence GTGGCTGACCCGGACGCCCATCAGCAGCGCATGTTCGCTCAGTATGTGCTGCCCGAGGTCGAGGTGCTGCTGCGCGTGGCCATGTCACTGACCACCCAGCGAGCCGACGCCGAGGATCTCGTGCAGGACACGTTACTACGGGCGTACCGGGCAGTCGGCCGTTTTGACGGGAGACATCCACGGGCCTGGCTGCTGACGATCATGCGGCATGCGGAGGTCAGCCGGCGCCGCCAGCGCCGGCCCCGGCTGCTCGACGATCCGGATACGGAACTGGAGCGGCTGGTCCCGGCCCGGGACGCGACACCGGAGGAACTGGTGGTCGACACGACGTTCGACGAGGCCGTGGACGCCGCGTTCACGGCGCTTCCGCTGCGGGACCAGCAGGTGGTGCGGCTGGTGCATGTGGACGGACTGTCGTACGCGGAGGCCGCACAGGTGCTGGACGTCCCCAAGGGGACGGTGATGAGCAGGCTGCACCGGGCGCGCAAGCGGATCCGGAACCAGCTGCTGGACGCGGGAGCGGAATCGGAGCGAGGTGGCGCATGA